Proteins from a genomic interval of Thunnus maccoyii chromosome 1, fThuMac1.1, whole genome shotgun sequence:
- the madd gene encoding MAP kinase-activating death domain protein isoform X6 yields the protein MEKKKMCPRLLDYLVVVGARQPSSDSVAQTPQLLRRYPLEDHHDFPLPPDVVFFCQPEGCLSIRQRRVSLRDDSSFVFTLTDKDSGITRYGICVNFYRSFQRGHHRTRGDKSSHTETAAQGAETTSEGLDGSGGGPASTLAPPNNAESAPQPASGEETGQPGAEPNAGKSPQHRRSAAKMAARNRNSTLTSLCILSHYPFFSTFRECLYILKRLVDCCSQRLTQRAGLPRATQRDTMWRVFTGALSVEEKGSQLLADLREIESWVYRLLRSPVPVAGQRRVDVEMLPHELKRPLTFALPDNSRFSMVDFPLHLPLELLGVDACLQVLSCVLLEHKVILQSRDYNALSMSVMAFVAMIYPLEYMFPVIPLLPTCMASAEQLLLAPTPYIIGVPASFFLYKSDFKMPDDLWLVDLDSSKVIAPTNAEILPPLPEPEAGELKKHLKQALASMSLNTQPILNLEKFQEGQEIPLLPPGRDKASPSSTEFNPLIYGNDVDSVDVATRVAMVRFFNSPNVLQGFQMHTRTLRLFPRPVVAFQSSSFLASRPRRSCFADKLSHTQAVEFYGEWALNPTNLAFQRIHNNVFDPSLIGDKPKWYAHQLQPVVYRVYDGSSQLVEAMAGPLEDEGNESDPTDSGSDSEAYDDSSSSYSSLGDLVSEMIQGDIQGDTPSLEPHTHAALGDASEVEFQDFQDIREGQSSEGPPSGDGPAEPSDGQPLRSSSSTTASSSPSTIIQGVNHEQGEAPEMEALPSAALQNPVPGLGSQPFLRAPADAGLVDPANKKQEYDNPYFEPQYGFPSEDDPDAEEQVESYTPRFNQNLNGNKAQRPLRPSSLRLPGESDGEGDSRNSSPNSTISNSSNDGFGGLMSFASNLYKNHGTSFSLSNLALPNKAAREKSTPFPSLKGARAPRALVDQKSSVIKHSPTVKRESPSPQGRVNNTSENQQFLKEVVQSVLDGQGVGWLNMKKVRRLLENEQLRVFVLSKLNRAVQSEEDARQEIIRDVEVSRKVYKGMLDILKCTVSSLEHSYTNAGLGGMASVFSLLEIARTHYQTKGSEGAKQQRPQVTDAEEKKSQISADSGLSVTSGSQKSDTESVTSSEPPILTRSTSQDSEASTISNSSGETLGADSDLSSTAGDGLGGRTAPHLTQSRGTLSDSEIETNPATSAVFGKTHTLKPGAKDHLPAMAKGPPPQPMEDISMRIYLCEGLLGRDKSSVWDQLEDAAMETFSLSKERSTLWDQVQFWEDAYLDAVMLEREGMGMDQGPQEMIERYLSLGDHDRKRLEDDEDRLLATLLYNMIAYMLMMKVSKNDIRKKVRRLMGKSHIGLTYSQEINELLDKLAQMNGRELSIRPSGSRHIKKQTFVVHAGTDTTGDIFFMEVCDDCIVLRSNIGTVYERWWYEKLINMTYCPKTKVLCLWRRNGQETQLNKFYTKKCRELYYCVKDSMERAAARQQSIKPGPELGGEFPVQDMKTGEGGLLQVTLEGINLKFMHSQFLKLKKW from the exons atggagaaaaagaaaatgtgccCTCGCCTTCTCGACTACTTGGTGGTGGTCGGAGCAAG GCAACCAAGTAGTGATAGTGTGGCTCAGACCCCACAGCTCCTCCGCCGCTACCCACTGGAAGACCACCACGACTTTCCACTCCCACCAGACGTGGTGTTCTTCTGCCAACCAGAGGGCTGCCTGAGCATACGCCAGCGTAGGGTCAGCCTGCGTGACGACTCCTCATTTGTTTTCACTCTGACCGACAAGGACTCAGGAATCACTCGCTATGGAATCTGCGTCAACTTCTACCGCTCTTTTCAGCGAGGGCATCACCGTACCCGCGGGGACAAGAgcagtcacacagagacagcagcacAAGGGGCGGAAACCACGAGCGAGGGGCTCGACGGCAGCGGCGGAGGCCCGGCTTCCACGTTAGCGCCGCCTAACAACGCCGAGTCAGCGCCCCAGCCTGCCTCTGGAGAAGAAACCGGACAACCGGGTGCCGAGCCGAACGCCGGAAAATCCCCGCAGCACAGACGAAGCGCGGCTAAGATGGCAGCCAGGAACCGCAACAGCACGCTGACCTCGCTGTGCATACTCAGCCACTACCCCTTCTTCTCCACCTTTAGGGAATGCCTATATATTCTCAAGAGGCTGGTGGACTGCTGCAGTCAGAGGCTAACACAGCGTGCCGGGCTCCCCCGCGCCACCCAGAG GGACACCATGTGGCGAGTGTTCACCGGGGCGCTGTCGGTGGAAGAGAAAGGCAGCCAGCTGCTGGCAGACCTGCGGGAGATTGAATCCTGGGTGTACCGGTTGCTGCGTTCACCTGTGCCAGTGGCGGGTCAGAGGCGCGTGGATGTGGAAATGCTTCCCCACGAACTCAAACGGCCTCTCACCTTTGCACTGCCTGACAACTCCCGCTTCTCCATGGTCGACTTCCCCCTCCACCTGCCCTTAGAGCTGCTGGGTGTGGACGCCTGTCTGCAGGTTCTCAGCTGTGTCCTGCTAGAGCACAAG gTTATTCTTCAATCCAGAGATTACAACGCTTTGTCTATGAGTGTAATGGCCTTTGTGGCCATGATCTACCCTCTGGAGTACATGTTCCCCGTCATCCCCTTACTGCCGACATGCATGGCCTCAGCTGAACAG CTCCTTCTTGCCCCCACTCCCTACATTATAGGTGTGCCAGCTAGCTTCTTCCTCTACAAATCTGATTTCAAAATGCCAGATGATCTGTGGCTTGTGGACCTTGACAGCAGCAAG gTTATAGCACCCACCAATGCAGAGATTCTACCACCTCTTCCAGAGCCTGAAGCCGGCGAGCTTAAGAAACATCTGAAGCAG GCCTTGGCCAGTATGAGTTTGAACACCCAACCCATTCTGAACCTGGAGAAGTTCCAGGAAGGTCAGGAGATACCCCTGCTCCCACCTGGACGAGATAAAGCTTCACCATCCTCCACGGAGTTCAACCCCCTGATTTATGGCAACGATGTTGATTCTGTGGATGTAGCCACCAG GGTTGCCATGGTACGGTTCTTCAACTCCCCGAATGTTCTCCAGGGGTTCCAGATGCACACTCGGACCTTACGTCTCTTCCCCCGCCCTGTGGTGGCTTTTCAGTCGTCGTCTTTTCTTGCATCTCGGCCACGGCGTTCTTGCTTTGCAGATAAACTGTCTCACACCCAGGCAGTGGAGTTCTATGGAGAGTGGGCTTTGAATCCCACCAATCTCGCCTTTCAGAGGATACATAACA ATGTGTTTGACCCCTCCTTAATTGGTGACAAACCCAAGTGGTATGCTCACCAGCTACAGCCAGTGGTCTACCGGGTGTACGATGGAAGCTCCCAGCTGGTTGAGGCTATGGCTGGTCCTTTAGAGGACGAGGGCAACGAATCTGACCCCACAGACAG TGGAAGTGACAGTGAGGCATACGATGACTCCAGCTCTTCCTACTCCTCACTTGGAGACCTTGTGAGTGAGATGATCCAAGGAGACATCCAGGGAGACACGCCGA GCTTAGAACCACATACCCATGCTGCACTTGGAGATGCAAGTGAGGTCGAGTTTCAAGATTTCCAGGACATCAGGGAAGGCCAGAGCTCAGAGGGTCCACCCAGTGGGGACGGACCTGCCGAACCTTCTGATGGACAACCCCTTCGCTCAAGCTCCAGCACAACTGCAAGCTCAAGTCCCAGCACAATCATCCAGGGGGTCAACCAT GAGCAAGGGGAAGCACCTGAAATGGAGGCATTACCAAGTGCCGCCTTACAGAATCCTGTCCCAGGACTGGGCAGCCAGCCGTTCCTCAGAGCTCCAGCTGATGCTGGCCTGGTGGACCCAgccaacaaaaaacaagagtATGACAACCCATACTTTGAGCCTCAGTATGGCTTCCCCTCTGAGGATGACCCTGATGCGGAAGAGCAAGTGGAGTCATACACCCCTCGATTCAACCAGAACCTCAATGGCAACAA GGCACAGCGTCCTTTACGTCCCAGTAGTCTGAGGCTCCCCGGTGAGTCTGACGGGGAGGGAGATTCCCGCAACAGCTCGCCAAACTCCACTATTTCCAACAGCAGCAATGATGGATTTGGAGGACTCATGTCCTTTGCTA GCAACCTTTACAAGAACCATGGCACCAGTTTCAGCCTGTCCAATCTCGCTCTTCCCAACAAAGCAGCGAGGGAGAAATCAACGCCTTTCCCGAGTTTAAAAG GCGCACGTGCACCTCGGGCACTCGTGGATCAGAAGTCTTCTGTAATCAAGCACAGTCCAACAGTGAAGAGAGAGTCGCCCTCTCCTCAGGGTCGCGTCAACAACACAAG CGAGAACCAGCAGTTCTTAAAGGAAGTGGTGCAGAGTGTCCTGGACGGACAGGGAGTCGGCTGGCTCAACATGAAGAAAGTGCGCCGCCTGCTGGAGAACGAGCAGCTTCGTGTCTTTGTGCTCAGCAAGCTGAACAGAGCCGTGCAGTCGGAGGAAGACGCCAGACAGGAGATCATACGTGATGTG GAGGTGAGCCGAAAGGTGTACAAAGGCATGCTGGACATCTTGAAGTGCACAGTTTCCAGTCTGGAGCACTCCTACACTAATGCAGGCCTTGGAGGAATGGCTAGTGTATTCAGCTTATTGGAGATTGCACGCACACATTATCAAACCAAAG GGTCTGAAGGAGCGAAGCAGCAGCGCCCCCAGGTGACTgatgcagaggagaagaaatCACAGATTAGTGCTGATAGCGGTCTCAGCGTCACATCTGGATCTCAG AAGAGCGACACAGAGTCTGTAACGAGCTCAGAGCCTCCGATCCTGACGAGAAGCACCAGCCAGGACTCAGAGGCTAGCACA ataAGCAATAGCTCTGGAGAGACTCTGGGAGCTGACAGTGACCTGAGCAGCACAGCAGGAGACGGCCTTGGTGGGAGAACTGCTCCTCATTTAACTCAGTCCAGAGGGACGCTTTCTGACAGCGAGATTGAAACCAACCCGGCCACCAGTGCAGTGTTT GGAAAGACCCACACACTGAAACCAGGTGCAAAAGATCATTTACCTGCTATGGCAAAGGGACCGCCCCCCCAACCCATGGAGGACATCAGTATGAGGATCTACCTGTGTGAAGGCCTGCTGG GCCGCGATAAGAGCTCCGTTTGGGATCAACTAGAAGATGCTGCCATGGAAACCTTTTCTCTAA GTAAGGAGCGCTCCACACTGTGGGACCAGGTGCAGTTCTGGGAGGATGCCTATTTAGATGCCGTCATGTTGGAGCGTGAGGGGATGGGGATGGACCAGGGACCTCAGGAGATGATCGAAAG ATACCTGTCACTGGGAGACCACGACCGCAAGCGTCTGGAGGATGATGAGGACAGACTTCTGGCTACCCTGCTGTACAATATGATAGCATACATGCTAATGATGAAA gTGAGTAAAAATGACATCCGGAAGAAAGTGAGGCGTTTGATGGGGAAGTCCCACATCGGCCTCACATACAGCCAAGAGATCAATGAGTTGCTGGACAAACTGGCCCAAATG AACGGCCGCGAGCTGTCCATCAGGCCCAGCGGAAGCCGTCACATCAAGAAGCAAACATTTGTCGTTCACGCCGGCACCGACACCACAGGAGACATCTTTTTCATGGAG GTGTGCGACGACTGCATAGTCCTGCGCAGCAACATCGGCACGGTTTACGAGCGCTGGTGGTACGAGAAGCTCATCAACATGACTTACTGCCCCAAGACCAAGGTGCTGTGCCTCTGGAGACGCAACGGCCAAGAGACACAGCTCAACAAGTTTTATACCAAAAAG TGTCGTGAACTCTACTACTGTGTTAAAGACAGTATGGAAAGAGCTGCAGCAAGACAGCAAAGCATTAAACCAG GTCCTGAGCTGGGCGGAGAGTTCCCCGTCCAGGACATGAAAACTGGTGAAGGGGGACTGCTGCAGGTCACGCTGGAAGGAATCAACCTGAAATTCATGCACAGCCAG
- the madd gene encoding MAP kinase-activating death domain protein isoform X3, which produces MEKKKMCPRLLDYLVVVGARQPSSDSVAQTPQLLRRYPLEDHHDFPLPPDVVFFCQPEGCLSIRQRRVSLRDDSSFVFTLTDKDSGITRYGICVNFYRSFQRGHHRTRGDKSSHTETAAQGAETTSEGLDGSGGGPASTLAPPNNAESAPQPASGEETGQPGAEPNAGKSPQHRRSAAKMAARNRNSTLTSLCILSHYPFFSTFRECLYILKRLVDCCSQRLTQRAGLPRATQRDTMWRVFTGALSVEEKGSQLLADLREIESWVYRLLRSPVPVAGQRRVDVEMLPHELKRPLTFALPDNSRFSMVDFPLHLPLELLGVDACLQVLSCVLLEHKVILQSRDYNALSMSVMAFVAMIYPLEYMFPVIPLLPTCMASAEQLLLAPTPYIIGVPASFFLYKSDFKMPDDLWLVDLDSSKVIAPTNAEILPPLPEPEAGELKKHLKQALASMSLNTQPILNLEKFQEGQEIPLLPPGRDKASPSSTEFNPLIYGNDVDSVDVATRVAMVRFFNSPNVLQGFQMHTRTLRLFPRPVVAFQSSSFLASRPRRSCFADKLSHTQAVEFYGEWALNPTNLAFQRIHNNVFDPSLIGDKPKWYAHQLQPVVYRVYDGSSQLVEAMAGPLEDEGNESDPTDSGSDSEAYDDSSSSYSSLGDLVSEMIQGDIQGDTPSLEPHTHAALGDASEVEFQDFQDIREGQSSEGPPSGDGPAEPSDGQPLRSSSSTTASSSPSTIIQGVNHEQGEAPEMEALPSAALQNPVPGLGSQPFLRAPADAGLVDPANKKQEYDNPYFEPQYGFPSEDDPDAEEQVESYTPRFNQNLNGNKAQRPLRPSSLRLPGESDGEGDSRNSSPNSTISNSSNDGFGGLMSFASNLYKNHGTSFSLSNLALPNKAAREKSTPFPSLKGARAPRALVDQKSSVIKHSPTVKRESPSPQGRVNNTSENQQFLKEVVQSVLDGQGVGWLNMKKVRRLLENEQLRVFVLSKLNRAVQSEEDARQEIIRDVEVSRKVYKGMLDILKCTVSSLEHSYTNAGLGGMASVFSLLEIARTHYQTKGSEGAKQQRPQVTDAEEKKSQISADSGLSVTSGSQKSDTESVTSSEPPILTRSTSQDSEASTVISNSSGETLGADSDLSSTAGDGLGGRTAPHLTQSRGTLSDSEIETNPATSAVFGKTHTLKPGAKDHLPAMAKGPPPQPMEDISMRIYLCEGLLGKERSTLWDQVQFWEDAYLDAVMLEREGMGMDQGPQEMIERYLSLGDHDRKRLEDDEDRLLATLLYNMIAYMLMMKVSKNDIRKKVRRLMGKSHIGLTYSQEINELLDKLAQMNGRELSIRPSGSRHIKKQTFVVHAGTDTTGDIFFMEVCDDCIVLRSNIGTVYERWWYEKLINMTYCPKTKVLCLWRRNGQETQLNKFYTKKCRELYYCVKDSMERAAARQQSIKPGPELGGEFPVQDMKTGEGGLLQVTLEGINLKFMHSQVFIELSHIKKCNTVKGVFVLEEFVPETKEVVIHKYKTPMAHQICYSVLCLFSYVAAVKGKEAEGKPKILSPRPLPS; this is translated from the exons atggagaaaaagaaaatgtgccCTCGCCTTCTCGACTACTTGGTGGTGGTCGGAGCAAG GCAACCAAGTAGTGATAGTGTGGCTCAGACCCCACAGCTCCTCCGCCGCTACCCACTGGAAGACCACCACGACTTTCCACTCCCACCAGACGTGGTGTTCTTCTGCCAACCAGAGGGCTGCCTGAGCATACGCCAGCGTAGGGTCAGCCTGCGTGACGACTCCTCATTTGTTTTCACTCTGACCGACAAGGACTCAGGAATCACTCGCTATGGAATCTGCGTCAACTTCTACCGCTCTTTTCAGCGAGGGCATCACCGTACCCGCGGGGACAAGAgcagtcacacagagacagcagcacAAGGGGCGGAAACCACGAGCGAGGGGCTCGACGGCAGCGGCGGAGGCCCGGCTTCCACGTTAGCGCCGCCTAACAACGCCGAGTCAGCGCCCCAGCCTGCCTCTGGAGAAGAAACCGGACAACCGGGTGCCGAGCCGAACGCCGGAAAATCCCCGCAGCACAGACGAAGCGCGGCTAAGATGGCAGCCAGGAACCGCAACAGCACGCTGACCTCGCTGTGCATACTCAGCCACTACCCCTTCTTCTCCACCTTTAGGGAATGCCTATATATTCTCAAGAGGCTGGTGGACTGCTGCAGTCAGAGGCTAACACAGCGTGCCGGGCTCCCCCGCGCCACCCAGAG GGACACCATGTGGCGAGTGTTCACCGGGGCGCTGTCGGTGGAAGAGAAAGGCAGCCAGCTGCTGGCAGACCTGCGGGAGATTGAATCCTGGGTGTACCGGTTGCTGCGTTCACCTGTGCCAGTGGCGGGTCAGAGGCGCGTGGATGTGGAAATGCTTCCCCACGAACTCAAACGGCCTCTCACCTTTGCACTGCCTGACAACTCCCGCTTCTCCATGGTCGACTTCCCCCTCCACCTGCCCTTAGAGCTGCTGGGTGTGGACGCCTGTCTGCAGGTTCTCAGCTGTGTCCTGCTAGAGCACAAG gTTATTCTTCAATCCAGAGATTACAACGCTTTGTCTATGAGTGTAATGGCCTTTGTGGCCATGATCTACCCTCTGGAGTACATGTTCCCCGTCATCCCCTTACTGCCGACATGCATGGCCTCAGCTGAACAG CTCCTTCTTGCCCCCACTCCCTACATTATAGGTGTGCCAGCTAGCTTCTTCCTCTACAAATCTGATTTCAAAATGCCAGATGATCTGTGGCTTGTGGACCTTGACAGCAGCAAG gTTATAGCACCCACCAATGCAGAGATTCTACCACCTCTTCCAGAGCCTGAAGCCGGCGAGCTTAAGAAACATCTGAAGCAG GCCTTGGCCAGTATGAGTTTGAACACCCAACCCATTCTGAACCTGGAGAAGTTCCAGGAAGGTCAGGAGATACCCCTGCTCCCACCTGGACGAGATAAAGCTTCACCATCCTCCACGGAGTTCAACCCCCTGATTTATGGCAACGATGTTGATTCTGTGGATGTAGCCACCAG GGTTGCCATGGTACGGTTCTTCAACTCCCCGAATGTTCTCCAGGGGTTCCAGATGCACACTCGGACCTTACGTCTCTTCCCCCGCCCTGTGGTGGCTTTTCAGTCGTCGTCTTTTCTTGCATCTCGGCCACGGCGTTCTTGCTTTGCAGATAAACTGTCTCACACCCAGGCAGTGGAGTTCTATGGAGAGTGGGCTTTGAATCCCACCAATCTCGCCTTTCAGAGGATACATAACA ATGTGTTTGACCCCTCCTTAATTGGTGACAAACCCAAGTGGTATGCTCACCAGCTACAGCCAGTGGTCTACCGGGTGTACGATGGAAGCTCCCAGCTGGTTGAGGCTATGGCTGGTCCTTTAGAGGACGAGGGCAACGAATCTGACCCCACAGACAG TGGAAGTGACAGTGAGGCATACGATGACTCCAGCTCTTCCTACTCCTCACTTGGAGACCTTGTGAGTGAGATGATCCAAGGAGACATCCAGGGAGACACGCCGA GCTTAGAACCACATACCCATGCTGCACTTGGAGATGCAAGTGAGGTCGAGTTTCAAGATTTCCAGGACATCAGGGAAGGCCAGAGCTCAGAGGGTCCACCCAGTGGGGACGGACCTGCCGAACCTTCTGATGGACAACCCCTTCGCTCAAGCTCCAGCACAACTGCAAGCTCAAGTCCCAGCACAATCATCCAGGGGGTCAACCAT GAGCAAGGGGAAGCACCTGAAATGGAGGCATTACCAAGTGCCGCCTTACAGAATCCTGTCCCAGGACTGGGCAGCCAGCCGTTCCTCAGAGCTCCAGCTGATGCTGGCCTGGTGGACCCAgccaacaaaaaacaagagtATGACAACCCATACTTTGAGCCTCAGTATGGCTTCCCCTCTGAGGATGACCCTGATGCGGAAGAGCAAGTGGAGTCATACACCCCTCGATTCAACCAGAACCTCAATGGCAACAA GGCACAGCGTCCTTTACGTCCCAGTAGTCTGAGGCTCCCCGGTGAGTCTGACGGGGAGGGAGATTCCCGCAACAGCTCGCCAAACTCCACTATTTCCAACAGCAGCAATGATGGATTTGGAGGACTCATGTCCTTTGCTA GCAACCTTTACAAGAACCATGGCACCAGTTTCAGCCTGTCCAATCTCGCTCTTCCCAACAAAGCAGCGAGGGAGAAATCAACGCCTTTCCCGAGTTTAAAAG GCGCACGTGCACCTCGGGCACTCGTGGATCAGAAGTCTTCTGTAATCAAGCACAGTCCAACAGTGAAGAGAGAGTCGCCCTCTCCTCAGGGTCGCGTCAACAACACAAG CGAGAACCAGCAGTTCTTAAAGGAAGTGGTGCAGAGTGTCCTGGACGGACAGGGAGTCGGCTGGCTCAACATGAAGAAAGTGCGCCGCCTGCTGGAGAACGAGCAGCTTCGTGTCTTTGTGCTCAGCAAGCTGAACAGAGCCGTGCAGTCGGAGGAAGACGCCAGACAGGAGATCATACGTGATGTG GAGGTGAGCCGAAAGGTGTACAAAGGCATGCTGGACATCTTGAAGTGCACAGTTTCCAGTCTGGAGCACTCCTACACTAATGCAGGCCTTGGAGGAATGGCTAGTGTATTCAGCTTATTGGAGATTGCACGCACACATTATCAAACCAAAG GGTCTGAAGGAGCGAAGCAGCAGCGCCCCCAGGTGACTgatgcagaggagaagaaatCACAGATTAGTGCTGATAGCGGTCTCAGCGTCACATCTGGATCTCAG AAGAGCGACACAGAGTCTGTAACGAGCTCAGAGCCTCCGATCCTGACGAGAAGCACCAGCCAGGACTCAGAGGCTAGCACAGTG ataAGCAATAGCTCTGGAGAGACTCTGGGAGCTGACAGTGACCTGAGCAGCACAGCAGGAGACGGCCTTGGTGGGAGAACTGCTCCTCATTTAACTCAGTCCAGAGGGACGCTTTCTGACAGCGAGATTGAAACCAACCCGGCCACCAGTGCAGTGTTT GGAAAGACCCACACACTGAAACCAGGTGCAAAAGATCATTTACCTGCTATGGCAAAGGGACCGCCCCCCCAACCCATGGAGGACATCAGTATGAGGATCTACCTGTGTGAAGGCCTGCTGG GTAAGGAGCGCTCCACACTGTGGGACCAGGTGCAGTTCTGGGAGGATGCCTATTTAGATGCCGTCATGTTGGAGCGTGAGGGGATGGGGATGGACCAGGGACCTCAGGAGATGATCGAAAG ATACCTGTCACTGGGAGACCACGACCGCAAGCGTCTGGAGGATGATGAGGACAGACTTCTGGCTACCCTGCTGTACAATATGATAGCATACATGCTAATGATGAAA gTGAGTAAAAATGACATCCGGAAGAAAGTGAGGCGTTTGATGGGGAAGTCCCACATCGGCCTCACATACAGCCAAGAGATCAATGAGTTGCTGGACAAACTGGCCCAAATG AACGGCCGCGAGCTGTCCATCAGGCCCAGCGGAAGCCGTCACATCAAGAAGCAAACATTTGTCGTTCACGCCGGCACCGACACCACAGGAGACATCTTTTTCATGGAG GTGTGCGACGACTGCATAGTCCTGCGCAGCAACATCGGCACGGTTTACGAGCGCTGGTGGTACGAGAAGCTCATCAACATGACTTACTGCCCCAAGACCAAGGTGCTGTGCCTCTGGAGACGCAACGGCCAAGAGACACAGCTCAACAAGTTTTATACCAAAAAG TGTCGTGAACTCTACTACTGTGTTAAAGACAGTATGGAAAGAGCTGCAGCAAGACAGCAAAGCATTAAACCAG GTCCTGAGCTGGGCGGAGAGTTCCCCGTCCAGGACATGAAAACTGGTGAAGGGGGACTGCTGCAGGTCACGCTGGAAGGAATCAACCTGAAATTCATGCACAGCCAG